One stretch of Pseudobdellovibrionaceae bacterium DNA includes these proteins:
- a CDS encoding HAMP domain-containing histidine kinase has protein sequence MTDRKTDWFPLLCSGIFATLCIYYAATDTQRALPAMQETYFYLKWACAILGFGFCGYFYFFESNDFALGLLMVMFAVYTVSHMWLMPLYENAFLQTAIASSFFNMRRRWIFPVVFGACLAAMIYTYHLQDLWGWRIPEATRKDWIASIVIFFLAAWFIQLFALGTYRREQERLSRFSIIGAEATRLIHDIKGLLSSPLLIVDSLRSGRKISNEEFESQMVYLARDMENVREMIKSIHRLVRIEEVESEVDIAEAARSSARLLERRMQHVRIQMPEARKIVTSGDRLHSVFFNLFLNSLEAFEDSKVKDARIDMHWEGNILYFVDNAGGLDNRRAQKAHGSGLGLALAKADLAKMGARLSLASSATSTTIRIRFSKLRTNKEKPVV, from the coding sequence ATGACCGATCGGAAAACTGACTGGTTCCCGCTGCTTTGCTCGGGGATCTTCGCCACGCTCTGCATCTACTACGCCGCGACGGACACCCAGCGCGCCCTTCCCGCCATGCAGGAAACCTATTTCTATCTGAAGTGGGCCTGCGCGATTCTCGGCTTCGGTTTCTGCGGATATTTCTATTTTTTTGAAAGCAACGACTTCGCACTGGGTCTGCTCATGGTGATGTTCGCGGTCTACACGGTTTCGCATATGTGGCTGATGCCGCTTTACGAAAACGCTTTTCTGCAAACCGCCATTGCCAGCAGCTTCTTCAACATGCGAAGGCGTTGGATCTTTCCCGTGGTCTTCGGCGCGTGTTTGGCCGCGATGATTTATACATATCACCTGCAGGACCTTTGGGGTTGGCGGATTCCTGAAGCCACGCGGAAAGATTGGATCGCCTCGATCGTCATTTTCTTCCTGGCGGCTTGGTTCATTCAGCTTTTCGCTTTAGGCACCTACCGTCGTGAACAGGAGCGCCTCTCGCGTTTCAGCATCATCGGAGCCGAGGCCACGCGCCTGATTCACGACATCAAAGGCTTATTGTCATCGCCGCTCCTGATCGTCGACTCGTTACGCAGCGGCCGCAAGATCAGCAACGAAGAGTTCGAATCGCAAATGGTCTATCTCGCACGGGACATGGAAAATGTGCGCGAAATGATCAAATCCATTCATCGCTTGGTTCGTATTGAAGAGGTCGAAAGCGAGGTCGACATTGCGGAGGCCGCGCGCAGCTCGGCGAGGCTTTTAGAGCGACGGATGCAACATGTGCGCATCCAAATGCCCGAAGCACGCAAGATCGTCACCAGCGGAGACCGACTGCACTCGGTGTTCTTCAACCTGTTCCTCAACTCTCTCGAGGCTTTTGAAGACTCCAAAGTGAAAGACGCCCGAATCGATATGCATTGGGAAGGCAACATCCTTTACTTCGTCGATAATGCCGGCGGCTTGGACAACCGCCGAGCCCAAAAAGCACATGGTTCGGGCCTTGGCCTCGCCCTCGCCAAAGCGGATTTGGCGAAAATGGGAGCCCGTCTCTCGCTCGCCTCGTCCGCGACGTCGACCACGATCCGCATCCGCTTTTCAAAGCTGCGGACGAACAAAGAAAAACCTGTAGTTTAG
- a CDS encoding putative DNA modification/repair radical SAM protein encodes MQKPPASATSPISATAVQAKLKILADAAKYDASCSSSGTQRARDPQGMGNVEGMGICHSYTPDGRCVSLLKILLTNFCIYDCKFCINRVSSDTPRAKFTPAEVVWLTLEFYRRNYIEGLFLSSGIIDSPDSTMELLIEVARRLREDHKFGGYIHLKVVAGASQELAQKAGRWADRLSANIEMPVQADLNVLAPAKTIAAAEKTMDQIQDRLDEAKEDLRKFKSAEKFAPAGQTTQMIVGATESTDATILNTSAKLYDEYKLKRVYYSAYSPIPHADALLPVERPSLIRENRLYQADWLVRFYEFKSDELTTNEQPNLALDIDPKSNWALRNRPFFPVDVNQASREELLRVPGFGVKNVERILLARKYRRLRTEDLRKLRIAWNRARFFVKTADHNPDALLIDTQHLESRLKPQAEQLALFDLREVPLKDGA; translated from the coding sequence ATGCAAAAGCCCCCCGCATCCGCGACGTCCCCCATCTCCGCTACCGCCGTCCAAGCGAAGTTGAAAATCCTCGCGGACGCCGCGAAGTACGACGCCTCTTGCTCGAGCTCCGGCACTCAACGCGCTCGCGATCCCCAAGGGATGGGGAACGTGGAGGGCATGGGGATTTGCCACAGCTACACACCCGACGGACGCTGCGTTTCGCTTCTCAAAATCTTGCTTACGAACTTTTGTATCTACGACTGCAAGTTCTGTATCAATCGTGTCTCGAGCGATACGCCGCGCGCGAAATTCACGCCCGCCGAAGTCGTTTGGCTCACCTTGGAATTTTACCGACGGAACTACATCGAAGGTCTATTTCTAAGCTCTGGAATCATCGATAGTCCCGATTCCACGATGGAGTTATTGATCGAAGTCGCGCGTCGACTACGCGAAGATCACAAATTCGGCGGCTATATTCATTTGAAGGTCGTGGCGGGCGCGTCGCAAGAGCTCGCGCAAAAGGCCGGTCGATGGGCCGACCGCCTTAGCGCGAATATCGAAATGCCCGTGCAGGCTGACTTGAATGTTCTCGCGCCGGCGAAAACGATCGCCGCCGCCGAAAAAACAATGGACCAAATTCAAGATCGCCTGGATGAAGCGAAAGAGGATCTACGCAAATTTAAATCCGCCGAGAAGTTCGCTCCCGCCGGACAAACCACCCAAATGATCGTGGGCGCCACCGAAAGCACGGACGCCACGATCCTCAACACCTCGGCCAAGCTTTATGACGAATACAAGCTGAAGCGGGTTTATTACTCCGCTTACAGTCCCATCCCCCATGCGGACGCGCTTCTTCCCGTCGAGCGGCCGTCTTTAATTCGGGAAAACCGTCTTTACCAAGCGGACTGGCTCGTGCGTTTTTATGAATTCAAATCCGATGAGCTGACGACGAACGAACAACCGAATCTCGCTTTGGACATCGATCCCAAAAGCAATTGGGCCTTGCGCAACCGTCCTTTCTTTCCCGTCGACGTGAACCAAGCATCGCGCGAAGAACTTCTACGCGTTCCCGGCTTCGGAGTTAAAAACGTCGAGCGCATCCTCCTGGCTCGCAAATACCGACGCTTACGCACGGAAGACCTCCGTAAACTGCGCATCGCGTGGAATCGGGCGCGTTTCTTCGTCAAAACCGCCGACCACAATCCTGATGCGCTGTTGATCGATACGCAGCACCTTGAGTCCCGCCTTAAGCCGCAAGCGGAACAACTGGCGCTCTTCGACCTACGCGAGGTCCCTTTAAAGGATGGCGCTTGA
- a CDS encoding UdgX family uracil-DNA binding protein (This protein belongs to the uracil DNA glycosylase superfamily, members of which act in excision repair of DNA. However, it belongs more specifically to UdgX branch, whose founding member was found to bind uracil in DNA (where it does not belong), without cleaving it, appears to promote DNA repair by a pathway involving RecA, rather than base excision.): MILANFDPHFESWREEARRLLREGISPERIIWSSADQALSLFTMEQNRGSVAVALTPRVSADFLANARLVSMARDDERWSLLYRLLYRMACGHPELMNDVVDDDVIAFHHLLKSVKRDLHKMHAFVRFKEVHWEGITRYVAWHRSEHPCLREGAEFFKRRFGDKPWSIFTPDESAHWDLRELTFASGIPQHEFQVTDDFDELWKSYYASIFNPARIKIKAMKAEMAPKYWGTLPEVDLIRELVREAPARLHRMAERQNVRAEPPPASSLTELRQSALSCKACPIAAHATQTVFGEGPSPARLMIVGEQPGDQEDRQGRVFTGPAGEILNEALRAAGVDRTEVYVTNAVKHFKWRPGTTAREGGGKARVHQKPSGTEMHACRPWLEAEIALVKPDVILALGATAATSVLGRLPKLGSERGRVIQENTLAPRIVLSWHPAAILRSSSPEEEHRRKAELAADLALASRISQTEFN, translated from the coding sequence TTGATCCTCGCGAATTTCGATCCGCATTTTGAGAGTTGGCGCGAAGAAGCGCGGCGACTTTTGCGCGAGGGCATATCCCCCGAGCGAATCATCTGGTCCTCGGCAGACCAAGCCTTAAGCCTTTTCACCATGGAGCAAAATCGAGGATCGGTCGCGGTTGCGCTCACGCCCCGGGTGTCCGCGGATTTTTTGGCGAATGCGCGTCTCGTTTCGATGGCTCGTGACGACGAGCGCTGGTCCCTTCTTTACCGCTTGCTGTACCGCATGGCTTGCGGACATCCGGAGCTCATGAATGACGTCGTGGACGACGACGTCATCGCATTCCATCACCTTCTCAAGTCCGTGAAACGTGACCTTCATAAAATGCACGCTTTCGTTCGCTTCAAAGAAGTCCACTGGGAAGGGATCACCCGCTACGTCGCCTGGCATCGGTCCGAGCACCCCTGCTTGCGGGAAGGCGCGGAATTTTTCAAACGTCGCTTCGGTGACAAGCCTTGGTCTATTTTCACTCCGGACGAGTCCGCCCACTGGGACTTACGCGAACTCACGTTCGCATCCGGAATCCCCCAGCACGAATTCCAAGTCACCGATGACTTCGACGAGCTCTGGAAATCTTATTACGCTTCGATTTTCAACCCCGCCCGCATCAAAATCAAAGCCATGAAAGCCGAAATGGCGCCGAAGTACTGGGGCACTTTGCCCGAGGTCGATCTCATTCGAGAGCTGGTACGGGAAGCGCCGGCACGTTTGCATCGCATGGCCGAACGTCAAAATGTGCGCGCCGAACCTCCGCCCGCAAGCAGCCTGACGGAATTGCGTCAATCCGCCCTGTCTTGCAAGGCTTGCCCCATCGCCGCCCACGCCACGCAAACCGTTTTCGGTGAAGGACCCTCTCCCGCGCGATTGATGATTGTGGGTGAACAACCTGGCGATCAGGAAGATCGTCAAGGCCGTGTTTTCACCGGACCTGCCGGCGAGATCTTGAACGAAGCGCTGCGAGCTGCGGGTGTTGATCGCACGGAAGTTTACGTGACGAATGCCGTGAAACATTTCAAGTGGCGCCCGGGAACGACCGCCCGGGAAGGGGGCGGAAAAGCGCGCGTTCACCAAAAGCCTTCCGGAACCGAAATGCACGCGTGCCGCCCTTGGCTCGAAGCCGAGATCGCGCTCGTTAAACCCGACGTTATTCTCGCCTTGGGCGCAACCGCGGCCACAAGCGTGTTGGGAAGGCTACCGAAGCTCGGCTCCGAGCGGGGACGGGTGATTCAGGAAAATACGCTCGCGCCACGGATCGTCCTCTCGTGGCATCCCGCCGCGATTCTACGAAGCTCCTCGCCCGAAGAAGAACACCGACGAAAAGCGGAACTTGCGGCGGATCTCGCGTTGGCTTCCCGTATTTCCCAAACTGAGTTCAATTAA
- a CDS encoding DUF3037 domain-containing protein has product MQVLNTYDYAVIRVVPRVDRGEFVNVGVLISSAKLGVLKCRIEMSEDKVRALAADVDLEPIRAILEAIPKICAGGAAAGDLGKLSRGERFHWLVAPRSSSVQMSPVHMGRAQDIDSALEQIFKKMVAG; this is encoded by the coding sequence GTGCAGGTTCTTAATACCTACGACTACGCCGTGATTCGGGTGGTTCCCCGTGTGGACCGTGGCGAATTCGTCAATGTGGGCGTATTGATTTCGTCGGCCAAGTTGGGTGTTTTGAAATGCCGCATCGAAATGAGTGAGGACAAAGTCCGCGCGTTGGCGGCGGACGTGGACCTCGAACCGATCCGCGCGATTCTGGAGGCGATTCCGAAAATCTGCGCGGGCGGCGCGGCCGCGGGTGATCTGGGCAAGCTTTCGCGCGGGGAGCGTTTCCACTGGCTGGTCGCGCCCCGCAGTTCGAGCGTGCAAATGTCGCCGGTACACATGGGGCGCGCCCAGGATATCGACTCTGCCCTCGAGCAGATTTTCAAGAAGATGGTCGCAGGCTAA
- a CDS encoding universal stress protein — protein MSATSKPHSIVVGVDLSPYSKTVVRQAKILATGMKVPVIYVLVYEDIQHFDDLKTETAKISSKLREKARKSYGLGIGARIEIRFGRAEDEILKVARSQKKPLIMVGHRSLGPVASFFLGSVADKLASLSPYPVWIHRGEKAVRPRRILVPTDFDRRTDRALSLVENFRRDFKSHVEAHHIVGEPFPILDYPTWKRLEEKMAGEAERKMTAFGRRHPQLRVGLSRGGVAAGIRRQAQRSDLIAIAPRRKPKSSFGRVTGKLVRSGTKPVLVVP, from the coding sequence ATGAGTGCGACTTCGAAACCTCATTCCATCGTGGTGGGCGTTGACCTGTCTCCTTATTCAAAGACAGTCGTGCGTCAGGCGAAGATACTGGCCACGGGCATGAAGGTGCCGGTGATTTACGTTCTTGTTTATGAAGACATCCAGCATTTCGACGATCTCAAGACGGAAACCGCGAAAATCTCGTCGAAGTTGCGGGAAAAAGCACGTAAGTCCTACGGACTCGGCATAGGCGCACGAATCGAAATCCGCTTTGGTCGTGCGGAAGACGAAATTCTTAAAGTTGCGCGGAGTCAGAAGAAGCCGCTCATTATGGTTGGTCACCGGAGCTTGGGCCCCGTGGCGAGCTTTTTCTTGGGTAGTGTGGCCGACAAGCTAGCTTCGCTTTCACCGTACCCCGTATGGATTCATCGGGGAGAAAAGGCCGTGCGCCCCCGTCGCATTCTGGTGCCGACGGATTTTGATCGCCGCACCGATCGGGCCCTTTCGCTGGTCGAAAATTTCCGTCGGGACTTCAAGTCTCATGTCGAAGCTCACCACATCGTGGGCGAGCCCTTCCCGATTTTGGATTATCCGACCTGGAAGCGGCTTGAAGAAAAAATGGCGGGCGAGGCGGAACGCAAAATGACGGCCTTCGGTCGTCGGCACCCGCAGCTGCGGGTTGGGCTGTCGCGGGGCGGGGTGGCGGCGGGAATCCGTCGACAAGCACAACGCAGTGATTTGATCGCCATCGCTCCTCGAAGGAAGCCGAAATCCAGTTTTGGACGGGTGACCGGAAAACTGGTGCGCTCGGGAACAAAGCCGGTTTTGGTCGTCCCTTAA
- a CDS encoding CBS domain-containing protein, whose product MKAIPAVQKYMTYVPKSIGFDQTIAQAQEMMKTLRARHLPVLDGGKLVGLLSDRDVNLVLQFNDVDPKTLKVEEAYTPDPYFTAPTTPLSEVVAHMAEKKYGCAIIVDNGKVVGIFTETDAYKALAELLETRLKH is encoded by the coding sequence ATGAAGGCCATTCCCGCGGTGCAGAAATATATGACTTACGTTCCCAAATCGATTGGCTTCGACCAGACGATCGCCCAGGCGCAAGAGATGATGAAGACGCTGCGCGCGCGTCATCTTCCCGTTCTGGATGGAGGTAAACTCGTCGGACTTCTTTCGGACCGTGACGTTAATTTGGTTCTGCAGTTCAATGACGTCGATCCGAAAACTTTGAAGGTCGAAGAAGCCTACACACCCGATCCGTATTTCACCGCGCCGACAACCCCTTTGAGTGAAGTGGTCGCCCACATGGCGGAAAAGAAATATGGCTGTGCGATCATCGTGGATAACGGAAAGGTCGTCGGCATCTTCACCGAGACGGACGCTTATAAGGCCTTGGCGGAGCTTCTGGAAACACGTCTGAAGCATTAA
- a CDS encoding SUMF1/EgtB/PvdO family nonheme iron enzyme, whose amino-acid sequence MKNVSGVATSQPALAPWVNINRNDARARCAALGANYRLISNAEWQAVVRNIASVGWNWSSGFVGVGALNRGHSDGTPAAGLAANASDNNACSGTGQTCSSTVWHAQRRTNKLSNGQIVWDFGANVSEWVYDDYASLGVSPAISAAWREASTLGANNRILFGPINTSWDSDEGVGQNYGGSGGGVQRGGDFNYEIARGVFAMWLDLTIFLADEFSGFRCIHNP is encoded by the coding sequence ATGAAGAATGTCAGCGGTGTCGCGACCTCTCAACCCGCCTTGGCGCCGTGGGTGAACATCAATCGGAACGACGCGCGGGCGCGCTGCGCGGCTCTGGGCGCGAATTACCGGCTGATTTCAAATGCCGAGTGGCAGGCCGTCGTACGCAATATCGCGTCAGTGGGGTGGAACTGGTCGAGCGGTTTCGTGGGGGTCGGCGCCCTCAATCGCGGTCATTCCGACGGAACTCCGGCGGCTGGCCTGGCCGCCAACGCGAGCGATAACAACGCCTGCAGCGGCACGGGCCAAACTTGTAGTTCGACCGTTTGGCACGCCCAGCGCCGCACGAACAAACTTTCGAACGGCCAAATCGTTTGGGACTTCGGCGCGAACGTTTCCGAATGGGTGTACGACGACTACGCTTCACTTGGCGTCAGCCCCGCCATCAGCGCGGCCTGGCGCGAGGCCTCCACACTGGGCGCCAATAACCGCATCCTTTTCGGCCCCATCAACACAAGCTGGGATTCGGACGAGGGGGTCGGCCAAAATTACGGAGGCAGCGGCGGAGGAGTCCAACGCGGCGGCGACTTCAACTACGAAATCGCCCGCGGAGTATTCGCGATGTGGCTCGATCTCACCATCTTTCTAGCGGACGAGTTCAGCGGCTTTCGTTGCATCCACAACCCGTAA
- a CDS encoding DNA alkylation repair protein has protein sequence MTGPALREIRNHLKKEKPLKDAKFLSRYVGSVGHEDRSYDEQSRLKFLGYSMPQVNAFAKYDYSFTSLDPQDQLRIWLDLYHGSDTHDELSIALSWMSRPKNMPLLLKNPRELFRLQNRVDNWATSDSVSDLVAAYSEVNPAAHLKQLQKWNRSKNPWERRQSLVGAYCYARKRKKPIAASKVFPLIENLIGDSHFFVQKAVGWALREVEQVDPQGQRKFLRQHLYDLSSAAYTTATEKFPVAEKSKLKALRKEKRRR, from the coding sequence GTGACCGGCCCCGCCCTTCGTGAAATCCGTAACCATTTGAAGAAAGAAAAACCGTTGAAAGACGCGAAATTCCTGTCGCGTTATGTCGGTTCGGTCGGTCACGAAGACCGATCCTACGATGAGCAAAGCCGCTTAAAGTTCTTGGGCTACTCCATGCCGCAAGTGAACGCTTTCGCGAAATACGACTACAGCTTCACCAGCCTCGATCCGCAGGATCAACTGCGGATTTGGCTCGACCTCTATCACGGGTCGGATACTCACGATGAACTCAGCATCGCCCTGTCATGGATGTCGCGTCCGAAAAATATGCCGCTCCTCCTGAAGAATCCAAGAGAGCTTTTCCGGTTGCAAAATCGCGTCGACAACTGGGCGACCTCCGACAGCGTTTCGGATCTGGTCGCGGCGTATAGCGAGGTGAACCCGGCCGCGCACCTGAAGCAGCTACAGAAGTGGAATCGTTCGAAGAATCCGTGGGAGCGCAGACAGTCGCTCGTGGGTGCCTACTGCTACGCTCGCAAACGAAAGAAGCCGATCGCGGCATCGAAGGTCTTTCCGTTGATTGAAAATTTGATCGGTGATTCGCATTTCTTCGTACAGAAAGCGGTCGGCTGGGCCCTGCGCGAAGTCGAGCAGGTCGACCCCCAAGGTCAGCGGAAGTTTCTACGCCAACACCTGTACGATCTCAGCTCGGCGGCCTACACCACCGCGACCGAAAAATTTCCGGTCGCGGAAAAAAGCAAACTCAAAGCCCTACGGAAAGAAAAGCGACGGCGCTAA
- a CDS encoding S-adenosyl-l-methionine hydroxide adenosyltransferase family protein, with protein sequence MRKFAISALALWALVFGTACSHLPETAGRPTRQALVLMTDFGLKDGAVSEMRGVAYQVAPDLLISDITHEVPPFDIWQAAYRMKQTAPYWADGTVFVTVVDPGVGSERKSIVAKSKSGKYYVGPDNGHLTLISEMDPFAEVRVIDESKSRLKGSEESYTFHGRDLYVYVGAQLAAGTTKFEDVGQPLGRDIVRLDYQKTAFEGGVLKGQVPILDVNYGNVWTNISKKEFLTRFPNPQKLKVRILNKKKVVYQGTLPYVTTFAAVPKGQPLLYINSLLDLSVALNQGSFAAQHKIGSGLGWTIEVQNP encoded by the coding sequence ATGAGAAAGTTCGCCATTTCCGCGTTGGCCCTGTGGGCCTTGGTCTTCGGGACCGCGTGTTCGCACTTGCCCGAGACCGCCGGTCGCCCCACGCGCCAGGCTCTCGTCCTGATGACCGACTTCGGTTTGAAAGACGGAGCCGTCAGTGAAATGCGTGGGGTCGCTTATCAGGTCGCGCCCGACCTTTTGATTTCGGATATCACCCATGAAGTGCCGCCGTTCGATATCTGGCAAGCCGCTTACCGCATGAAACAAACCGCGCCTTATTGGGCGGACGGTACGGTCTTTGTGACCGTTGTGGATCCGGGCGTGGGTTCGGAGCGTAAGTCGATCGTCGCTAAATCGAAGTCGGGCAAATACTACGTCGGGCCTGATAATGGACATCTGACTTTGATTTCGGAAATGGATCCGTTTGCCGAAGTGCGCGTGATCGACGAGTCGAAAAGCCGTCTCAAAGGCTCAGAAGAGTCCTATACCTTTCACGGTCGTGACCTCTATGTGTACGTTGGCGCGCAACTGGCGGCGGGCACCACGAAGTTCGAAGACGTCGGTCAACCTTTGGGCCGTGACATCGTCCGTTTGGATTACCAGAAGACCGCGTTCGAGGGCGGTGTCCTGAAGGGTCAAGTTCCGATCCTCGACGTGAATTACGGAAACGTGTGGACGAATATTTCGAAAAAAGAGTTCCTCACGCGTTTTCCCAATCCGCAAAAACTGAAAGTGCGCATTCTGAACAAGAAGAAGGTCGTGTACCAAGGCACTCTGCCTTACGTGACGACTTTCGCGGCCGTTCCGAAAGGGCAGCCGCTCCTCTACATTAACAGCCTTTTGGATTTGTCGGTGGCCCTGAACCAAGGCAGCTTTGCGGCCCAACACAAAATCGGTTCGGGTCTCGGCTGGACGATTGAAGTTCAGAACCCTTGA
- a CDS encoding cystathionine gamma-synthase produces MKKSNREMHFSTRAIHAGQEPDPTTGAIMTPVYMTSTYVQSSPGEHRGYEYSRTHNPTRRAYEACVASLEGGTHGFAFSSGCAATTTIMHLLTEGDHVIAMDDMYGGTFRLFDKVLRHHGLRFSYGDLTKVSEFEKLITPQTKMVWLETPTNPTLKLVDIAAIAKIAKAKGILVAVDNTFMSPYFQKPLLLGADITVHSATKYIGGHSDVVGGVLATNRADLAERIQFLTNSIGGIASPMDSFMCMRSLKTLPLRMEAHGKNAMQVARFLEKHALVERVVYPGLESHPQHALAKQQMSGFGGMITFWIKGGMPAARAFLENVKVFALAESLGGVESLIEHPAIMTHASVPAETRKQLSIDDSLIRLSVGIEHIDDLLWDLEQAFQSVQR; encoded by the coding sequence ATGAAGAAGTCGAACCGCGAAATGCATTTTTCCACCCGCGCGATTCATGCGGGACAAGAACCCGACCCCACGACCGGCGCGATCATGACGCCCGTTTATATGACGTCGACCTACGTGCAAAGCTCGCCCGGAGAGCATCGCGGTTACGAATACAGCCGCACGCACAATCCCACGCGTCGCGCATACGAAGCCTGTGTTGCGAGCCTGGAGGGCGGGACTCACGGATTCGCGTTCAGCTCGGGTTGCGCGGCGACCACGACGATCATGCACTTGCTGACCGAGGGCGATCACGTCATCGCGATGGACGATATGTACGGCGGAACCTTCCGTTTGTTCGACAAAGTCCTGCGCCATCATGGTCTGCGGTTTTCCTACGGAGATCTGACGAAGGTCAGTGAATTCGAGAAGTTGATCACCCCGCAAACGAAGATGGTTTGGCTCGAGACGCCGACGAATCCGACCTTGAAGCTCGTCGATATCGCGGCGATCGCGAAAATCGCGAAAGCGAAAGGGATTCTGGTCGCGGTCGACAACACCTTCATGAGTCCTTACTTCCAGAAACCGCTCTTGTTGGGGGCGGATATCACCGTGCACTCGGCGACGAAGTACATCGGTGGGCACAGTGATGTGGTCGGTGGCGTTCTGGCGACGAATCGTGCGGATCTCGCGGAGCGGATTCAGTTCCTGACGAACTCGATCGGCGGTATCGCTTCGCCGATGGATTCATTCATGTGCATGCGTTCGCTGAAGACCTTGCCTTTGCGGATGGAAGCCCACGGCAAGAACGCGATGCAGGTCGCTCGTTTCCTCGAGAAACATGCCCTCGTCGAGCGTGTCGTTTATCCCGGTCTCGAGTCGCATCCGCAGCACGCGCTCGCGAAGCAGCAGATGTCGGGTTTCGGTGGGATGATCACGTTCTGGATCAAGGGTGGAATGCCCGCGGCCCGCGCGTTTCTTGAAAATGTGAAAGTCTTCGCGCTCGCTGAATCTTTGGGCGGTGTGGAGTCTCTGATCGAACATCCCGCGATTATGACGCATGCTAGCGTGCCTGCGGAAACCCGCAAGCAGTTGAGCATCGACGACTCGCTGATCCGCTTGAGCGTGGGGATCGAGCATATCGACGACCTCTTGTGGGATCTGGAACAAGCTTTTCAATCCGTTCAACGTTAA
- a CDS encoding cysteine synthase family protein yields MKKVYQNVVDAIGWTPIVRLPRISKDTGHTFWAKLEFMNPGGSVKDRIGAAIIEEAEKSGALKPGGTIVEATSGNTGLGIAMVAAVKGYKCIFVMPDKVSEEKRAILRAYGAEVVITPSSVEPTDPRSYVMTAQRILKETPNSFHANQFNNGANPLAHYKTTGPEIWEQMGTEVDAFFGGMGTGGTVSGVGRFLKEKNPNVKIVLADPIGSILYDLYYHGKVITGAKPYKVEGVGEDMLPANVHLQYLDAVISMDDKRAFAMTRRLIAEEGICVGPSSGMALACAVEYSKTLKKPSNLLVLFPDNGRAYLSKTFNDQWMKENGLL; encoded by the coding sequence ATGAAAAAGGTCTACCAGAACGTCGTTGATGCCATCGGATGGACTCCGATCGTGCGTCTGCCCCGTATTTCGAAGGACACCGGACACACGTTCTGGGCGAAATTGGAATTCATGAATCCGGGTGGGTCGGTCAAAGACCGCATCGGCGCCGCGATCATTGAAGAAGCCGAAAAAAGTGGGGCGTTGAAACCCGGGGGCACGATCGTCGAAGCGACTTCGGGTAATACCGGTCTGGGAATCGCGATGGTCGCGGCCGTCAAGGGATACAAATGTATCTTCGTGATGCCCGACAAAGTTTCGGAAGAAAAACGCGCGATTCTGCGCGCGTACGGCGCGGAGGTCGTGATCACGCCGTCGTCGGTGGAGCCGACCGATCCCCGCAGCTACGTGATGACCGCGCAACGAATCTTGAAAGAGACTCCGAACTCGTTCCACGCGAATCAGTTCAACAACGGCGCAAATCCGCTCGCACACTACAAAACCACGGGTCCCGAGATCTGGGAACAGATGGGGACGGAAGTCGACGCGTTCTTCGGCGGAATGGGTACGGGCGGCACCGTTTCGGGTGTCGGTCGTTTCTTGAAAGAGAAAAATCCGAACGTCAAAATCGTCCTTGCGGATCCGATCGGCTCGATCCTTTACGATCTGTATTATCACGGCAAAGTCATCACCGGCGCGAAACCCTACAAGGTCGAAGGCGTCGGCGAGGATATGCTTCCGGCGAATGTGCATCTGCAGTATCTGGATGCGGTCATTTCGATGGATGATAAGCGCGCTTTCGCGATGACCCGTCGTCTGATTGCGGAGGAAGGAATCTGCGTTGGCCCTTCGTCGGGGATGGCGCTCGCTTGCGCGGTGGAATACTCGAAAACTTTGAAAAAACCTTCGAACTTGCTGGTGCTGTTCCCCGATAACGGGCGCGCGTACCTCAGCAAGACCTTCAACGACCAGTGGATGAAAGAAAACGGCCTGCTATGA